In the genome of Nocardioides seonyuensis, one region contains:
- a CDS encoding calcium-binding protein, giving the protein MRLVSITALVLGVVTPLGAVPAADAAAPTCAGVKATIVGNAQDNRIKGTPRRDVIVAGAGNDTIRGLGGNDLVCGGEGADKIFGGPGDDRLFGEADAYWADPYGRVRRVGDTLVPGEGDDRVDPGADPRPVSAGVTAVPDGVSFSGAPTGLVINLRVSPVVTTAEGTDSIVTIPTGMRLIGTQHADTVFGTNSADWISLRDGDDKAFGNGGDDTISADGSGPAGNDTVVGGAGDDTLTGSSGSDMFVGGTGQDRLSSTSVLHQVFRGGGGADTVTFPLPVESGFVAKGHGGQDRLRLLANPNPAVKARVRLDQKRGRTKVRDLVPTSLEGTIDGFSDVYLPGRATTIYKGTNDSEIITADLDYRAQIYGRGGADVLIGSNEPDRLEGGAGFDIARGKKGNDTCRSAERRSSC; this is encoded by the coding sequence ATGCGTCTCGTCTCGATCACCGCGCTCGTCCTGGGGGTCGTCACCCCCTTGGGTGCCGTCCCGGCCGCCGACGCCGCTGCCCCCACCTGCGCCGGCGTCAAGGCCACCATCGTCGGCAACGCCCAGGACAACCGGATCAAGGGCACCCCGCGACGTGACGTGATCGTCGCAGGAGCCGGCAACGACACGATCCGTGGCCTCGGCGGCAACGACCTCGTCTGCGGTGGGGAGGGCGCCGACAAGATCTTCGGGGGGCCCGGCGACGACCGGCTGTTCGGCGAGGCGGACGCCTACTGGGCAGACCCCTACGGACGAGTCCGGCGCGTGGGCGACACCCTGGTGCCCGGCGAGGGCGACGACCGGGTCGACCCCGGCGCCGACCCCCGTCCCGTCTCGGCCGGGGTGACGGCGGTGCCCGACGGCGTGAGCTTCTCGGGAGCGCCGACCGGCCTGGTGATCAACCTGCGGGTGAGTCCCGTCGTCACCACCGCCGAGGGCACCGACTCGATCGTCACCATCCCCACCGGCATGCGGCTGATCGGCACCCAGCACGCCGACACCGTCTTCGGCACCAACTCCGCCGACTGGATCTCCCTGCGCGACGGGGACGACAAGGCGTTCGGCAACGGCGGTGACGACACCATCAGCGCCGACGGCTCCGGTCCTGCCGGCAACGACACGGTGGTGGGCGGTGCCGGCGACGACACGCTCACCGGCTCCTCGGGGTCCGACATGTTCGTGGGCGGCACCGGCCAGGACCGCCTGTCGAGCACCTCGGTCCTGCACCAGGTGTTCCGCGGCGGCGGAGGAGCCGACACCGTGACCTTCCCCCTACCGGTCGAGAGCGGCTTCGTGGCGAAGGGTCACGGCGGCCAGGACAGGCTGCGGCTGCTGGCCAACCCGAACCCTGCGGTCAAGGCGCGAGTGCGCCTGGACCAGAAGCGGGGCCGCACGAAGGTGCGCGACCTCGTGCCGACGTCGCTCGAGGGCACCATCGACGGCTTCTCCGACGTCTACCTGCCGGGCCGGGCCACGACGATCTACAAGGGCACCAACGACTCCGAGATCATCACCGCCGACCTCGACTACCGGGCTCAGATCTACGGGCGTGGTGGCGCCGACGTGCTGATCGGCTCCAACGAGCCCGACCGGCTCGAGGGAGGCGCGGGCTTCGACATCGCCCGGGGCAAGAAGGGCAACGACACCTGCAGGTCGGCCGAGCGGCGCTCGAGCTGCTGA
- a CDS encoding sensor histidine kinase — protein sequence MSRARRLTVIAVAWVVPVVWVVGALFAGPSDGTVLSSAHGGAGRDGGALVARALGDGPLRPGDTVLAIGGRSVGQWLETASPPERLVGEVVTYEVRRPARGLDRILDLDVTLVRFPLADAIVQDVAAVAVCLILLLTGSAVFWRRPGATAARAFLAGTAGLPAVLTSAPWGIGAIDLAGSRGTWPQVGGEALAALGVGCVFVAVAALAPADAWRRRYPPVILTALLVPWVGYAVWLAVALGRAGSPGERLQVIGTVLGPAVVATIPVLLSVVAFDQARASRREDVLATRLVLLGVGSGVGAWLLLDPVARWLTGETVLPRQLLLLVVLTAVVGCVGSAIAHYRLGEIEPKVRRGLVQAIVLVVVAAAFTGLVRAADLAADVSVGSMLAGGLAALVLLPVAVWVQRTLRRMVYGDREFPRRVVADLRRLDPLTAPEDALGEMLELLSRRLHLSFAAVEVFATPTSEAISTAVGTSYGTPATIDLVVGRTTLGRLMLEVDAAHDPFGPGDRRLLEDVGTQAGALVQAVSVNRELQRSRQRLVSAREEERRRIRRDLHDGLGPSLATLAMRLEGAQELIAQDPGAAADLVGRLSDQARDEIAEVRRLVEGLRPPALDQLGLVTALRQRAAEQSRGARQAMAWTVEASDDVDPLPAAVEVAAYRIAIEAVNNAQRHSQADECRVLLRREPDELVVTIRDAGTGLAPDRPSGVGLSSMRERAEELGGSFEVLTEVGTGTTIRARLPILADTTREQ from the coding sequence ATGTCGCGCGCCCGCAGGTTGACCGTGATCGCGGTCGCCTGGGTGGTGCCCGTCGTGTGGGTGGTGGGTGCGCTGTTCGCAGGGCCATCCGACGGGACCGTGCTCTCCTCCGCCCACGGTGGCGCGGGCCGGGACGGCGGGGCCTTGGTGGCTCGCGCGCTCGGCGACGGTCCGCTGCGTCCCGGCGACACCGTGCTGGCCATCGGGGGACGCTCCGTCGGTCAGTGGCTGGAAACCGCGTCCCCGCCCGAGCGGCTCGTCGGTGAGGTGGTCACCTACGAGGTGAGACGGCCGGCTCGGGGCCTCGACCGGATCCTCGACCTGGACGTCACCTTGGTCCGCTTCCCGTTGGCCGACGCGATCGTGCAGGACGTCGCGGCAGTTGCGGTGTGCCTCATCCTCCTGCTGACAGGTTCCGCGGTGTTCTGGCGTCGCCCGGGCGCAACCGCTGCCAGGGCCTTCCTCGCGGGCACCGCCGGGCTCCCCGCCGTCCTCACGAGCGCGCCCTGGGGCATCGGTGCCATCGACCTCGCCGGATCGCGGGGCACGTGGCCGCAGGTGGGCGGGGAGGCGCTCGCCGCCCTCGGCGTCGGGTGTGTGTTCGTGGCGGTCGCCGCACTGGCCCCCGCCGACGCGTGGCGGCGTCGGTACCCGCCGGTCATCCTGACAGCGCTCCTCGTCCCCTGGGTGGGGTACGCCGTGTGGCTCGCTGTCGCGCTCGGGCGCGCGGGGTCCCCGGGCGAACGGCTCCAGGTCATCGGCACCGTCCTCGGGCCTGCAGTGGTTGCCACGATCCCCGTGCTCCTGTCGGTGGTGGCGTTCGACCAGGCGCGTGCATCGCGTCGTGAGGACGTGCTGGCGACCAGGCTCGTGCTCCTCGGTGTCGGATCAGGAGTGGGGGCCTGGCTGCTCCTCGACCCGGTGGCACGCTGGTTGACGGGGGAGACGGTGCTGCCTCGGCAGCTCCTGCTCCTGGTGGTGCTCACCGCCGTCGTGGGCTGCGTCGGATCCGCGATCGCGCACTACCGGCTCGGTGAGATCGAGCCCAAGGTGCGCCGCGGCCTGGTCCAGGCCATCGTCCTGGTCGTGGTGGCGGCTGCGTTCACGGGACTCGTGCGTGCCGCGGACCTCGCCGCCGACGTCTCGGTCGGCTCGATGCTGGCCGGAGGCCTCGCCGCACTGGTCCTGCTGCCGGTCGCGGTCTGGGTGCAGCGCACGCTGCGACGCATGGTCTACGGAGACCGGGAGTTCCCTCGCCGGGTCGTGGCCGACCTGCGTCGTCTCGACCCGTTGACGGCCCCCGAAGACGCCTTGGGTGAGATGCTGGAGCTGCTGTCGCGGCGCCTGCACCTGTCCTTCGCGGCGGTGGAGGTCTTCGCGACTCCGACGTCCGAGGCGATCTCCACGGCCGTCGGCACGTCGTACGGCACACCGGCGACGATCGACCTGGTCGTCGGACGCACCACGCTGGGAAGGCTCATGCTCGAGGTCGACGCCGCGCACGACCCCTTCGGTCCGGGTGACCGGCGCCTCCTGGAGGACGTGGGGACCCAGGCCGGAGCCCTGGTGCAGGCCGTGTCGGTCAACCGTGAGCTGCAACGCTCGCGCCAACGCCTCGTGTCCGCGCGTGAGGAGGAGCGCCGCCGGATCCGGCGCGACCTCCATGACGGTCTGGGACCGTCGCTGGCGACCTTGGCCATGCGCCTCGAAGGGGCGCAGGAGCTGATCGCCCAAGACCCCGGGGCGGCGGCAGACCTGGTGGGTCGGCTGTCCGACCAGGCGCGCGATGAGATCGCCGAGGTGCGTCGCCTCGTGGAGGGGCTTCGCCCGCCCGCGCTGGACCAGCTGGGTCTCGTCACGGCGCTTCGCCAGCGCGCGGCCGAGCAGAGCAGGGGGGCACGGCAGGCAATGGCCTGGACGGTCGAGGCCTCCGACGACGTCGACCCGCTGCCGGCAGCGGTGGAGGTCGCGGCCTACCGGATCGCCATCGAGGCGGTCAACAATGCGCAACGACACAGCCAGGCCGACGAGTGTCGGGTCCTCCTCAGGCGTGAGCCCGATGAGCTCGTGGTGACCATCCGCGACGCGGGCACAGGTCTGGCCCCGGACCGCCCGTCGGGTGTAGGCCTGTCCTCGATGCGCGAGCGGGCCGAGGAGCTGGGCGGCTCGTTCGAGGTGCTCACGGAGGTCGGGACAGGTACGACGATCCGCGCGCGCCTGCCGATTCTTGCTGACACGACGAGGGAGCAGTGA
- the gatA gene encoding Asp-tRNA(Asn)/Glu-tRNA(Gln) amidotransferase subunit GatA, with product MSDVRTTAAAIAEALAAGDTTSVEVTRAHLDRIAEVDGPVHAFLHVDAEGALAQAAESDARRKAGEARGPLDGVPVAVKDVLATRGLPTTCGSKILEGWVPPYDATVVRRLKEAGLPILGKTNMDEFAMGSSTEHSAYGPTRNPWDLDRIPGGSGGGSAAAVAAYEAPLAIGTDTGGSIRQPGAVTGTVGVKPTYGGISRYGLVALANSLDQAGPVTRTVLDAAMLHDVIGGHDPLDSTSIDQDWPSFTDAARAGAAGDMSGLKVGVITEMAGEGWQAGVMARFQESLDLLVKAGAEVVQVSCPSFVHALAAYYLILPAEASSNLAKFDAMRYGLRVVPDGDPSAEEVMRATRDAGFGDEVKRRIILGTYALSSGYYDAYYGQAQKVRTLISRDFAAAFDQVDVLVSPTAPTTAFRLGEKLDDPLAMYLNDLATIPANLAGVPGISVPNGLAEEDDLPSGFQVLAPALADDRVYRVGAALEALHQQEWGGPLLARAPQLTTGGVA from the coding sequence ATGAGCGACGTCCGCACCACTGCCGCCGCCATCGCCGAAGCCCTCGCTGCCGGCGACACGACGAGTGTCGAGGTGACCCGGGCACACCTCGACCGCATCGCCGAGGTGGACGGGCCGGTCCACGCCTTCCTCCACGTCGACGCCGAGGGCGCGCTCGCCCAGGCGGCCGAGTCCGACGCCCGTCGCAAGGCCGGCGAGGCTCGCGGTCCCCTCGACGGCGTGCCCGTCGCGGTCAAGGACGTGCTGGCCACGCGTGGGCTCCCCACCACGTGCGGGTCCAAGATCCTCGAGGGCTGGGTCCCGCCCTACGACGCGACGGTCGTCCGCAGGCTCAAGGAGGCCGGCCTGCCCATCCTGGGCAAGACCAACATGGACGAGTTCGCGATGGGGTCCTCCACGGAGCACTCCGCCTACGGCCCCACCCGCAACCCGTGGGACCTCGACCGGATCCCCGGCGGCTCCGGTGGCGGCTCGGCCGCGGCTGTCGCGGCCTACGAGGCCCCGCTGGCCATCGGCACCGACACCGGGGGCTCGATCCGTCAGCCCGGCGCGGTCACGGGAACCGTCGGCGTCAAGCCGACCTACGGCGGCATCTCCCGTTACGGCCTCGTGGCCCTGGCCAACAGCCTCGACCAGGCCGGACCCGTCACCCGGACCGTGCTCGACGCCGCCATGCTCCACGACGTGATCGGCGGCCACGACCCGCTCGACTCCACCTCGATCGACCAGGACTGGCCCAGCTTCACCGACGCCGCTCGGGCCGGTGCCGCCGGTGACATGAGCGGGCTGAAGGTCGGCGTCATCACCGAGATGGCGGGCGAGGGCTGGCAGGCGGGGGTGATGGCGCGGTTCCAGGAGTCGCTCGACCTCCTGGTCAAGGCCGGTGCCGAGGTCGTGCAGGTCTCCTGCCCGAGCTTCGTGCACGCGCTCGCCGCCTACTACCTGATCCTCCCTGCCGAGGCCTCCTCCAACCTCGCGAAGTTCGATGCCATGCGCTACGGCCTCCGCGTCGTGCCTGACGGAGACCCCAGCGCCGAGGAGGTCATGCGGGCCACGCGGGACGCCGGATTCGGCGACGAGGTGAAGCGCCGCATCATCCTCGGCACCTATGCCCTCTCCAGCGGCTACTACGACGCCTACTACGGCCAGGCCCAGAAGGTCCGCACCCTCATCAGCCGCGACTTCGCCGCGGCGTTCGACCAGGTCGACGTGCTCGTCTCGCCCACCGCCCCGACGACGGCGTTCAGGCTCGGCGAGAAGCTCGACGACCCGCTCGCGATGTACCTCAACGACCTCGCCACCATCCCGGCCAACCTGGCCGGGGTGCCGGGAATCTCGGTGCCCAACGGCCTCGCCGAGGAGGACGACCTGCCGAGCGGGTTCCAGGTGCTCGCGCCGGCGCTCGCGGACGACCGGGTCTACCGCGTAGGTGCGGCGCTCGAGGCGCTGCACCAGCAGGAGTGGGGAGGCCCGCTGCTGGCCAGGGCCCCCCAGCTGACCACCGGAGGAGTGGCATGA
- a CDS encoding LCP family protein has product MRASRLRRGLRFVAVLGVLSLAVPDPSVRPATISLTTVETARAVDFGDGMLWVLALGSDARPGTDVAEGLTDSIQLIGIDWRTGRAVGIGIPRDAWIELPDGEARINTALRDAGPQGAADAVAEIVGIPPDLVLVTGFAGFLSMVDALGGVEVESPVAFRTDDDGLAVRRGTNAFTSEEALDYARTRRVLEGGDLDRSANHQRLLLGALRQLRDHEDVEGFMEDVALAAISGLQTDLSPRELYRLVQALTTVDPSRATSCVIGGTPGTEFGASIIRLDLAQARALGDDAREDARLEGGCR; this is encoded by the coding sequence ATGAGGGCGTCACGGCTGCGCCGGGGGCTCAGGTTCGTCGCCGTCCTCGGCGTGCTCTCCCTCGCCGTGCCCGATCCCTCCGTGCGACCTGCCACCATCAGCCTCACGACCGTCGAGACGGCCCGGGCGGTGGACTTCGGTGACGGCATGCTCTGGGTGCTCGCCCTCGGTTCGGACGCACGGCCGGGAACAGACGTGGCCGAGGGACTCACCGACTCGATCCAGCTGATCGGCATCGACTGGCGCACCGGACGTGCCGTCGGCATCGGTATCCCCCGGGACGCCTGGATCGAGCTCCCCGACGGCGAGGCACGCATCAACACCGCGCTGCGTGACGCCGGGCCGCAAGGAGCCGCCGACGCGGTCGCCGAGATCGTCGGCATACCTCCCGACCTGGTCCTGGTGACGGGGTTCGCCGGCTTCCTCTCGATGGTGGACGCCCTGGGGGGTGTCGAGGTCGAGTCGCCGGTCGCCTTCCGCACCGATGACGACGGTCTGGCCGTGCGCCGAGGGACCAACGCGTTCACATCCGAGGAGGCGCTGGACTACGCGCGCACGCGACGTGTCCTCGAGGGTGGTGACCTCGACCGGTCCGCCAACCACCAGCGGCTGCTGCTGGGCGCGCTGCGTCAGCTCCGCGACCACGAGGACGTCGAGGGGTTCATGGAGGACGTGGCTCTTGCCGCGATCTCGGGTCTGCAGACCGATCTCTCCCCACGAGAGCTCTACCGTCTCGTGCAGGCGCTGACGACGGTGGACCCCTCCCGCGCCACGTCCTGCGTGATCGGTGGCACCCCCGGCACCGAGTTCGGCGCGAGCATCATTCGCCTCGACCTCGCCCAGGCCCGAGCACTCGGTGACGACGCCCGCGAGGACGCGCGGCTCGAGGGTGGCTGCCGCTAG
- the gatB gene encoding Asp-tRNA(Asn)/Glu-tRNA(Gln) amidotransferase subunit GatB, which yields MTETLLSYEDALASYDPALGLEVHVELNTATKMFCGCPATFGGEPNTQVCPTCLGLPGAMPVVNGKAVESAIRIGLALNCDIAEWCRFARKNYFYPDMPKNFQTSQYDEPIAFDGYMDVDLADGTTVRVEIERAHMEEDTGKSLHVGGATGRIHGASHSLVDYNRAGIPLIEIVTRPVTGVGERAPELARAYVQQLRELIVALGVSEARMDQGNLRADVNLSLAPAGSGTLGTRTETKNVNSFRSVERAVRYEVQRHAAILSAGGSITQETRHWHEDTGMTTSGREKSDAEDYRYFPEPDLVPVAPSREWVDELRGTLPENPTAKRARLQAEWGFTDLEMRDTVGAGAFGLVEETVALGTAPQAARKWWLGELARRANEEGVELTDLPIGPEQVARIQALVDDKTVNDKLARQVFEGVLAGEGTPDEVVAARGLAVVSDDGALSSAVDNAIAANPDVADKIRDGKVAAAGALIGAVMKEMRGQADAGRVRELILEKLT from the coding sequence ATGACCGAGACCCTGCTGAGCTACGAGGACGCGCTGGCGTCCTACGACCCGGCGCTGGGCCTGGAGGTCCACGTCGAGCTCAACACCGCGACCAAGATGTTCTGCGGCTGCCCCGCGACCTTCGGCGGCGAGCCCAACACCCAGGTCTGCCCGACGTGCCTGGGCCTGCCCGGGGCGATGCCGGTGGTCAACGGCAAGGCCGTCGAGTCGGCGATCCGGATCGGTCTCGCACTCAACTGCGACATCGCCGAGTGGTGCCGCTTCGCCCGGAAGAACTACTTCTACCCGGACATGCCGAAGAACTTCCAGACCAGCCAGTACGACGAGCCGATCGCCTTCGACGGCTACATGGACGTCGACCTCGCCGACGGCACCACGGTGCGGGTGGAGATCGAGCGGGCGCACATGGAGGAGGACACCGGCAAGTCACTGCACGTCGGTGGCGCGACGGGTCGCATCCACGGCGCCTCGCACTCGCTGGTCGACTACAACCGTGCCGGCATCCCCCTCATCGAGATCGTCACCCGACCTGTGACCGGAGTGGGGGAGCGGGCGCCCGAGCTGGCGAGGGCCTACGTCCAGCAGCTGCGCGAGCTGATCGTCGCCCTCGGCGTCTCCGAGGCACGCATGGACCAGGGCAACCTGCGCGCCGACGTCAACCTCTCGTTGGCGCCGGCCGGCTCCGGCACCCTCGGCACCCGCACCGAGACCAAGAACGTCAACTCGTTCCGCTCGGTCGAGCGTGCGGTGCGCTACGAGGTGCAGCGCCACGCCGCCATCCTGTCGGCCGGCGGCTCCATCACCCAGGAGACGCGTCACTGGCACGAGGACACCGGGATGACGACGAGCGGCCGGGAGAAGTCCGACGCCGAGGACTACCGCTACTTCCCCGAGCCGGACCTCGTGCCCGTCGCGCCGAGCCGGGAGTGGGTCGACGAGCTTCGCGGCACGCTGCCGGAGAACCCCACGGCCAAGCGCGCGCGGCTCCAGGCCGAGTGGGGCTTCACCGACCTCGAGATGCGTGACACCGTCGGTGCCGGTGCCTTCGGGCTGGTCGAGGAGACCGTCGCCCTGGGCACCGCCCCCCAGGCCGCCCGCAAGTGGTGGCTCGGCGAGCTGGCCCGGCGCGCCAACGAGGAGGGCGTCGAGCTCACCGACCTCCCGATCGGTCCCGAGCAGGTGGCTCGGATCCAGGCGCTGGTCGACGATAAGACCGTCAACGACAAGCTCGCCCGTCAGGTCTTCGAGGGCGTCCTCGCCGGCGAGGGCACCCCGGACGAGGTCGTGGCCGCGCGTGGGCTCGCCGTCGTCAGCGACGACGGAGCGCTGTCGTCGGCCGTCGACAACGCGATCGCCGCCAACCCCGATGTGGCCGACAAGATCCGCGACGGGAAGGTCGCGGCGGCCGGCGCGCTGATCGGCGCGGTCATGAAGGAGATGCGAGGCCAGGCGGACGCGGGCCGGGTGCGGGAGCTGATCCTCGAGAAGCTCACCTGA
- the gatC gene encoding Asp-tRNA(Asn)/Glu-tRNA(Gln) amidotransferase subunit GatC: MPEITRDEVAHLADLARIDLSDAELDHLAPQLSVILESVASINEVASADVPPTSHPLPLTNVFREDVVVPGLTAEEALSGAPASDQQRFSVPRILDEEA; this comes from the coding sequence ATGCCCGAAATCACCAGGGACGAGGTCGCGCACCTGGCCGATCTCGCCCGGATCGACCTGTCCGACGCCGAGCTCGACCACCTGGCCCCGCAGCTCAGCGTGATCCTCGAGTCGGTCGCGAGCATCAACGAGGTCGCGAGTGCCGACGTGCCGCCCACGTCCCACCCGCTGCCGCTGACCAACGTCTTCCGCGAGGACGTCGTCGTGCCGGGGCTCACGGCCGAGGAGGCGCTCTCGGGTGCGCCGGCGAGTGACCAGCAGCGCTTCTCCGTCCCGCGGATCCTGGACGAGGAGGCCTGA
- a CDS encoding response regulator transcription factor has translation MLIADDHDDFRHGLEALLAAAPSIDVVGTASDGAMAVALSLDLQPDVILMDLHMPRLNGVEATARIVQSSPHIGVVVLTMMEDQESVFAAVRAGARGYLLKGARRAEITRAVAAVGAGEVIFGPGIADQVMAYFAAARARPAADAFPELTERERVVLGLIAEGKENGEIARQLSLSIKTVRNHASNIFAKLQVAHRAQAIVKARDAGLGQDF, from the coding sequence GTGCTGATCGCTGACGACCACGACGACTTCCGTCACGGCCTCGAGGCGCTGCTCGCCGCGGCGCCGTCGATCGACGTGGTGGGCACGGCGTCCGACGGAGCGATGGCAGTGGCCCTGTCGCTCGACCTCCAGCCGGACGTGATCTTGATGGACCTCCACATGCCGCGCCTCAACGGTGTGGAGGCGACCGCCCGCATCGTGCAGTCCTCGCCCCACATCGGCGTCGTGGTGCTCACGATGATGGAGGACCAGGAGTCAGTGTTCGCGGCCGTCCGCGCCGGGGCCCGCGGCTACCTGCTCAAGGGTGCTCGTCGGGCCGAGATCACTCGGGCGGTCGCAGCCGTGGGCGCGGGCGAGGTGATCTTCGGTCCGGGCATCGCCGATCAGGTCATGGCCTACTTCGCCGCGGCTCGCGCTCGTCCGGCCGCTGATGCCTTTCCGGAGCTCACCGAACGTGAGCGGGTGGTCCTCGGCCTCATCGCCGAGGGCAAGGAGAACGGCGAGATCGCGCGCCAGCTGAGCCTGTCGATCAAGACCGTGCGCAACCACGCGTCCAACATCTTCGCCAAGCTCCAGGTCGCCCATCGTGCCCAGGCGATCGTCAAGGCCCGAGACGCCGGTCTGGGCCAGGACTTCTAG
- a CDS encoding N,N-dimethylformamidase beta subunit family domain-containing protein, producing MPEQGRPSTTIASAVLACFLTTLWLGGCAGQPEVEARSAGGALAAPASQGSSRSDSSPARAAERPRGSEAWRVRRWAADHEIEAYTTRVSGLPGTSVGLKVSTTERRYEVWAYRIGAYDGGTGLEVWRSGPQRGRQQRPPVLMPVETRTVVAPWDRDLTVDTTGWETGFYVFTLRTDTGWETQAPYVVTADSAAGTVALVSPVTTWQAYNQWGGYSLYAGAGGDRQSHAVSFDRPYNGATGANDYRSAAIPIILRAERTGAPLSYFTNVDLDADPSVLEGARGYVTMGHDEYWTNAMREAVMSARDAGTNLAFLSANTMYWRVRLEDRPTGPARLLVGYRHDAHLDPLYAEGSREATNLFREAPAASPEHDLLGMQYECYPVDTDYVIASPGWWGFRGTGVRSGDHVAGLVGPEADRVYPDQHLPRPLQVLSHSPYSCRGVTTSSQSVYYTTPSGAGVFSAGTLRWGCAIKDACERPLGAATSRFVGRVTDNLVRRFAAGPVGTRHPARDNVAAFDLPTTNTVPAS from the coding sequence ATGCCCGAGCAGGGTCGGCCTTCCACGACGATCGCATCGGCGGTGCTGGCGTGCTTCCTGACGACACTGTGGCTGGGTGGCTGCGCCGGCCAGCCAGAGGTCGAGGCCAGGAGCGCGGGGGGCGCCCTGGCAGCGCCGGCCTCGCAGGGGTCGAGCCGCAGCGACTCCTCCCCTGCCCGGGCGGCTGAGCGGCCGCGTGGCTCGGAGGCCTGGCGGGTCCGGCGCTGGGCGGCCGATCACGAGATCGAGGCCTACACGACGCGCGTCAGCGGCTTGCCCGGCACCAGCGTGGGTCTCAAGGTCTCGACCACCGAACGGCGCTACGAGGTGTGGGCCTACCGCATCGGCGCGTACGACGGCGGGACCGGGCTCGAGGTCTGGCGCTCCGGGCCGCAGCGTGGGCGCCAGCAGCGGCCGCCGGTGCTCATGCCGGTGGAGACCCGCACGGTCGTGGCTCCCTGGGACCGCGACCTGACGGTGGACACCACAGGGTGGGAGACCGGGTTCTACGTCTTCACGCTGCGGACGGACACGGGGTGGGAGACCCAGGCGCCGTACGTCGTCACCGCGGACTCCGCGGCCGGCACGGTCGCGCTTGTCTCCCCCGTCACGACCTGGCAGGCCTACAACCAGTGGGGCGGCTACAGCCTCTACGCCGGGGCGGGGGGCGATCGGCAGAGCCACGCCGTCAGCTTCGACCGGCCCTACAACGGTGCGACCGGGGCCAACGACTACCGGTCCGCGGCCATCCCCATCATCCTGCGCGCCGAGCGCACCGGAGCGCCGCTGTCGTACTTCACCAACGTCGACCTCGACGCCGATCCCTCCGTGTTGGAGGGGGCACGTGGCTACGTCACGATGGGGCACGACGAGTACTGGACCAATGCCATGCGCGAAGCGGTCATGTCCGCCCGGGACGCCGGTACGAACCTCGCCTTCCTCAGCGCCAACACGATGTACTGGCGGGTGCGTCTGGAGGACCGGCCGACAGGCCCGGCTCGCCTGCTGGTGGGCTACCGCCACGACGCCCACCTGGACCCGCTGTACGCCGAAGGCTCGCGCGAGGCCACCAACCTCTTCCGCGAGGCACCTGCCGCCAGTCCCGAGCACGACCTCCTCGGCATGCAGTACGAGTGCTACCCGGTCGACACCGACTACGTGATCGCCTCCCCCGGGTGGTGGGGCTTCCGGGGCACGGGCGTCCGGTCCGGTGACCACGTGGCGGGCCTGGTGGGCCCCGAAGCGGACCGCGTCTACCCGGACCAGCACCTCCCGCGCCCGCTGCAGGTCCTCAGCCACTCGCCGTACTCGTGCCGCGGGGTGACCACCTCGAGCCAGTCGGTGTACTACACGACCCCGTCCGGTGCCGGCGTGTTCAGCGCGGGGACCCTGCGGTGGGGATGCGCGATCAAGGACGCCTGCGAGCGGCCACTGGGAGCTGCCACGAGCCGCTTCGTCGGCAGGGTCACCGACAACCTCGTCCGTCGCTTCGCCGCCGGCCCGGTCGGGACTCGACACCCCGCGCGCGACAACGTGGCTGCCTTCGACCTGCCCACGACGAACACGGTCCCGGCGAGTTGA